In Spinacia oleracea cultivar Varoflay chromosome 5, BTI_SOV_V1, whole genome shotgun sequence, a single window of DNA contains:
- the LOC110775813 gene encoding beta-carotene isomerase D27, chloroplastic, which yields MHTISHPLHFHHQIVLENPRISIKSYTKTRKFRFSCCSSSPSKLGNGKLGARSEYKPNWLDNFFLNSFRNKLVEEVGWDSEKAGYDGMMELVNGLMIGRTTRQTNQAAVRILKSLFPPYLLELYQMLITPIGGGKIAAMMVARVTIITCQWLMGPCSINTIQLRDGSSCQSGVLVERCKYLEESKCVGICVNTCKLPTQTFFKDHMGIPLLMEPNFTDYSCQFNFGVLPPQLENDSALQEPCLDGCPYSAKGGSKGTKRVLNTKQCPRS from the exons ATGCATACCATTTCTCATCCCCTTCATTTTCATCATCAAATCGTACTCGAAAACCCGAGAATTTCAATCAAATCGTACACAAAAACCAGAAAATTTCGTTTTTCATGCTGTTCATCATCCCCATCCAAATTG GGAAATGGAAAATTGGGGGCTAGATCAGAATACAAACCCAATTGGCTGGATAATTtctttttaaattcatttaggAATAAATTAGTGGAG GAAGTTGGATGGGATTCAGAGAAGGCAGGCTATGATGGGATGATGGAACTTGTTAATGGGCTCATGATTGGCAGAACTACTCGTCAAACTAATCAAGCTGCG GTTCGAATACTGAAATCCCTATTCCCTCCGTATCTGCTCGAACTCTATCAAATGCTTATAACCCCAATCGGAGGGGGGAAGATCGCAGCGATGATGGTTG CTAGGGTAACGATAATCACTTGCCAATGGCTCATGGGACCATGCTCGATTAACACTATCCAACTTCGAGATGGATCTTCATGTCAAAGCGGG GTTTTGGTGGAGAGATGCAAGTACTTGGAAGAAAGCAAATGTGTAGGAATTTGTGTTAATACATGTAAACTTCCTACTCAG ACGTTCTTCAAGGACCATATGGGAATTCCACTTCTTATGGAACCTAACTTTACAGATTATAGTTGTCAG TTTAATTTTGGAGTTTTGCCTCCTCAACTAGAAAATGATAGTGCCTTGCAAGAGCCATGTTTGGATGGTTGCCCGTACTCTGCTAAAGGAGGTTCGAAAGGTACTAAAAGAGTGTTAAATACCAAACAATGTCCTAGATCATAA
- the LOC110776886 gene encoding E3 ubiquitin-protein ligase At3g02290-like has product MKLLNGNTLYEFTVAQSGGDTPLSTDSEDFQIEFRYRNFQSRLQSQRSIGFTRNGSSSSSSSSSFMADVLQEFDVPETTRSDMAAHFNFYVDRLSRRICNRRGSISSIFISVCLDAKELSPERAAAIQSRIESGRRESERERDVRRVAVEREVAPLLPADKSVVEGLERRVTVFGEERECSICLEKIGEGVEVIRLPCAHIYHTDCITQWLQRTHFCPFCRFKL; this is encoded by the coding sequence ATGAAGCTATTAAACGGAAACACTCTCTACGAATTCACCGTCGCTCAAAGCGGCGGCGACACCCCGTTATCGACGGATTCCGAGGATTTCCAGATTGAATTCCGTTACCGTAACTTCCAATCGCGGTTACAATCACAGAGATCAATCGGATTCACTCGCAATGGAAGCTCTTCGTCATCATCTTCATCGTCGTTTATGGCGGATGTGTTGCAGGAATTCGACGTTCCGGAAACAACTCGTTCCGACATGGCCGCGCACTTCAATTTCTACGTCGATAGGTTATCGCGTAGAATCTGCAATCGGAGAGGATCAATTTCATCAATCTTTATATCAGTGTGTTTAGACGCGAAGGAATTATCGCCGGAGAGAGCGGCGGCGATTCAGAGTAGGATTGAATccgggaggagagagagtgagaggGAGAGAGATGTTCGTCGAGTGGCGGTGGAGAGGGAGGTTGCGCCGCTGTTACCGGCGGATAAGTCGGTGGTGGAGGGTTTAGAGAGGAGAGTTACGGTGtttggggaggagagagaatgttcgatttgTTTGGAAAAGATTGGAGAAGGAGTGGAGGTGATAAGGTTACCCTGTGCTCATATCTACCATACGGATTGTATCACACAGTGGCTTCAGAGGACTCATTTTTGCCCCTTTTGCCGATTCAAGCTTTGA
- the LOC110776874 gene encoding DEAD-box ATP-dependent RNA helicase 24 isoform X1, with protein sequence MSKRKFGFEGFGINRQQTYNFERSQQQPQRLYTPPSSSRPHDHREDTDVDDIEFDDKINNISDAGNPAEEDEIDPLDAFMEGIHKEVSEAPPPKPKEKLDKYRDDDDEEDDPMESFLRAKKDVGLTLASDALRAGYDSDEEVYAAAKAVDAGMIEYDSDDNAVVLDKRKIEPITALDHSEIDYEAFTKDFYEEKPSISGMTEQDVTEYRNSSKIRVSGFDVPRPVKTFDDCGFPPPLMSAITKQGYEKPTNIQCQALPIVLSGSDIIGIAKTGSGKTAAFVLPMIVHIMDQPELGKGEGPIGVICAPTRELAHQIYLETRKFAKPYGLRVCAVYGGMSKLDQFKELKAGAEIVVATPGRLIDLLKMKALTMKRATYMVLDEADRMFDLGFEPQIRSIVGQIRPDRQTLLFSATMPRKVEKLAREILSDPVRVSVGEVGMANEDITQIVQVLPSDADKLPWLLEKLQGMIDEGDVLVFASKKASVDELESQLAQKGFKVASLHGDKDQASRMEILQKFKSGTYHVLIATDVAARGLDIKSIKSVVNFDIAKDMDMHVHRIGRTGRAGDKDGVAYTLITQKEARFAGEMVNSLIAAGQNVSVELMDLAMKDGRFRSKRDARKGGGGKKGKGRGGGGGGAGGRGVRGVDFGLGIGYNTESNGAPSQTPSRTAAVNSLRTGVMAQFKSSFVAATPNPQNQATSNSNVYVNRRPAMSGFVSGGTIGGDTNRPQPIPTTNYTPASGGGSIGGQNSDQKSNESARERTRERRRPSGWDR encoded by the exons ATGTCTAAGCGCAAATTCGGCTTTGAAGGCTTCGGAATCAATCGACAACAAACATACAACTTCGAACGATCTCAGCAACAACCTCAACGTCTCTACACTCCTCCGTCTTCTTCGCGGCCGCACGACCACCGTGAAGACACTGACGTTGACGACATCGAATTCGACGATAAAATCAATAACATTTCCGACGCGGGAAATCCTGCTGAAGAAGATGAAATCGATCCTTTGGACGCTTTCATGGAGGGAATACACAAGGAAGTGAGTGAAGCGCCGCCGCCGAAGCCGAAAGAGAAGCTTGATAAGTATAGagacgatgatgatgaagagGATGATCCGATGGAGAGTTTCTTGAGGGCAAAGAAAGATGTAGGGTTAACTCTGGCGTCGGATGCGCTCCGAGCTGGTTACGATTCCGATGAGGAGGTTTACGCTGCTGCTAAAGCGGTTGATGCTGGGATGATTGAGTATGATTCAGATGATAATGCTGTGGTGCTTGATAAGAGGAAGATTGAGCCTATTACTGCTTTGGATCATAGTGAGATCGATTACGAGGCATTTACTAAGGATTTCTATGAGGAGAAGCCTTCAATTTCTG GCATGACTGAGCAGGACGTCACAGAGTATCGGAATAGCTCAAAAATCCGCGTATCTGGTTTTGATGTTCCAAGGCCGGTTAAAACTTTTGACGACTGTGGTTTCCCTCCTCCACTGATGAGTGCAATCACAAAGCAAGGTTACGAGAAGCCTACCAACATACAGTGCCAAGCTTTACCAATTGTGCTGTCAGGGAGTGATATAATTGGTATAGCAAAGACTGGATCCGGAAAAACTGCTGCTTTTGTGCTTCCGATGATTGTGCATATAATGGACCAGCCTGAGCTTGGTAAAGGAGAAGGACCAATTGGAGTAATATGTGCACCTACCAGAGAATTAGCTCATCAGATATATTTGGAAACTAGGAAATTCGCGAAACCTTACGGGTTACGTGTGTGTGCTGTCTATGGTGGGATGTCCAAGCTTGATCAGTTTAAAGAACTCAAGGCAGGAGCGGAGATTGTTGTCGCTACTCCTGGAAGATTGATTGATTTGCTGAAAATGAAAGCATTAACAATGAAGAGAGCAACGTATATGGTGCTTGATGAGGCAGATCGCATGTTTGACCTTGGTTTTGAGCCGCAGATAAGGTCTATTGTTGGTCAGATCAGGCCAGACCGTCAGACTTTACTCTTTTCAGCCACGATGCCCAGAAAAGTTGAGAAGTTGGCACGAGAAATACTTTCTGATCCCGTGCGTGTTTCAGTAGGGGAGGTAGGTATGGCAAATGAAGATATAACTCAGATTGTTCAAGTGCTTCCATCAGATGCAGATAAATTACCTTGGCTCCTAGAAAAGCTGCAAGGAATGATTGATGAAGGTGATGTTTTGGTGTTTGCTTCGAAAAAGGCATCCGTAGACGAACTTGAGTCTCAGCTTGCACAGAAAGGGTTCAAAGTTGCTTCTCTTCACGGTGATAAAGATCAGGCTTCTCGGATGGAGATACTGCAGAAGTTTAAATCTGGGACATACCATGTTCTAATTGCTACGGATGTCGCTGCTCGGGGTCTTGATATCAAGTCAATCAAGTCTGTCGTTAACTTTGACATTGCAAAAGATATGGATATGCATGTGCATCGTATTGGTAGAACTGGCCGTGCTGGTGATAAAGACGGAGTCGCATACACTCTTATCACACAAAAAGAGGCTAGGTTTGCTGGGGAAATGGTTAATAGTTTGATCGCTGCTGGTCAGAATGTGTCCGTGGAACTGATGGATCTTGCCATGAAG GATGGAAGATTCAGGTCTAAACGTGATGCAAGGAAAGGAG GTGGTGGAAAGAAGGGAAAAGGGAGAGGAGGCGGAGGAGGAGGTGCTGGTGGTCGAGGTGTCCGTGGTGTGGATTTTGGTTTGGGTATTGGGTATAATACAGAATCCAACGGTGCTCCCTCTCAAACACCCAGTCGGACTGCCGCTGTTAATTCACTTAGGACAGGTGTGATGGCGCAGTTCAAGAGCAGCTTTGTGGCTGCAACACCTAACCCTCAGAATCAGGCTACTAGCAATTCAAACGTGTATGTCAACAGGCGCCCAGCTATGAGTGGTTTCGTTTCGGGTGGTACTATTGGTGGTGATACCAACAGACCTCAGCCAATTCCTACAACAAATTACACTCCTGCATCAGGAGGAGGGAGCATTGGTGGTCAGAATTCTGATCAGAAGAGCAATGAAAG TGCGAGAGAAAGAACAAGAGAAAGGCGAAGGCCCTCAGGCTGGGATAGGTAG
- the LOC110776874 gene encoding DEAD-box ATP-dependent RNA helicase 24 isoform X2 has translation MSKRKFGFEGFGINRQQTYNFERSQQQPQRLYTPPSSSRPHDHREDTDVDDIEFDDKINNISDAGNPAEEDEIDPLDAFMEGIHKEVSEAPPPKPKEKLDKYRDDDDEEDDPMESFLRAKKDVGLTLASDALRAGYDSDEEVYAAAKAVDAGMIEYDSDDNAVVLDKRKIEPITALDHSEIDYEAFTKDFYEEKPSISGMTEQDVTEYRNSSKIRVSGFDVPRPVKTFDDCGFPPPLMSAITKQGYEKPTNIQCQALPIVLSGSDIIGIAKTGSGKTAAFVLPMIVHIMDQPELGKGEGPIGVICAPTRELAHQIYLETRKFAKPYGLRVCAVYGGMSKLDQFKELKAGAEIVVATPGRLIDLLKMKALTMKRATYMVLDEADRMFDLGFEPQIRSIVGQIRPDRQTLLFSATMPRKVEKLAREILSDPVRVSVGEVGMANEDITQIVQVLPSDADKLPWLLEKLQGMIDEGDVLVFASKKASVDELESQLAQKGFKVASLHGDKDQASRMEILQKFKSGTYHVLIATDVAARGLDIKSIKSVVNFDIAKDMDMHVHRIGRTGRAGDKDGVAYTLITQKEARFAGEMVNSLIAAGQNVSVELMDLAMKVVERREKGEEAEEEVLVVEVSVVWILVWVLGIIQNPTVLPLKHPVGLPLLIHLGQV, from the exons ATGTCTAAGCGCAAATTCGGCTTTGAAGGCTTCGGAATCAATCGACAACAAACATACAACTTCGAACGATCTCAGCAACAACCTCAACGTCTCTACACTCCTCCGTCTTCTTCGCGGCCGCACGACCACCGTGAAGACACTGACGTTGACGACATCGAATTCGACGATAAAATCAATAACATTTCCGACGCGGGAAATCCTGCTGAAGAAGATGAAATCGATCCTTTGGACGCTTTCATGGAGGGAATACACAAGGAAGTGAGTGAAGCGCCGCCGCCGAAGCCGAAAGAGAAGCTTGATAAGTATAGagacgatgatgatgaagagGATGATCCGATGGAGAGTTTCTTGAGGGCAAAGAAAGATGTAGGGTTAACTCTGGCGTCGGATGCGCTCCGAGCTGGTTACGATTCCGATGAGGAGGTTTACGCTGCTGCTAAAGCGGTTGATGCTGGGATGATTGAGTATGATTCAGATGATAATGCTGTGGTGCTTGATAAGAGGAAGATTGAGCCTATTACTGCTTTGGATCATAGTGAGATCGATTACGAGGCATTTACTAAGGATTTCTATGAGGAGAAGCCTTCAATTTCTG GCATGACTGAGCAGGACGTCACAGAGTATCGGAATAGCTCAAAAATCCGCGTATCTGGTTTTGATGTTCCAAGGCCGGTTAAAACTTTTGACGACTGTGGTTTCCCTCCTCCACTGATGAGTGCAATCACAAAGCAAGGTTACGAGAAGCCTACCAACATACAGTGCCAAGCTTTACCAATTGTGCTGTCAGGGAGTGATATAATTGGTATAGCAAAGACTGGATCCGGAAAAACTGCTGCTTTTGTGCTTCCGATGATTGTGCATATAATGGACCAGCCTGAGCTTGGTAAAGGAGAAGGACCAATTGGAGTAATATGTGCACCTACCAGAGAATTAGCTCATCAGATATATTTGGAAACTAGGAAATTCGCGAAACCTTACGGGTTACGTGTGTGTGCTGTCTATGGTGGGATGTCCAAGCTTGATCAGTTTAAAGAACTCAAGGCAGGAGCGGAGATTGTTGTCGCTACTCCTGGAAGATTGATTGATTTGCTGAAAATGAAAGCATTAACAATGAAGAGAGCAACGTATATGGTGCTTGATGAGGCAGATCGCATGTTTGACCTTGGTTTTGAGCCGCAGATAAGGTCTATTGTTGGTCAGATCAGGCCAGACCGTCAGACTTTACTCTTTTCAGCCACGATGCCCAGAAAAGTTGAGAAGTTGGCACGAGAAATACTTTCTGATCCCGTGCGTGTTTCAGTAGGGGAGGTAGGTATGGCAAATGAAGATATAACTCAGATTGTTCAAGTGCTTCCATCAGATGCAGATAAATTACCTTGGCTCCTAGAAAAGCTGCAAGGAATGATTGATGAAGGTGATGTTTTGGTGTTTGCTTCGAAAAAGGCATCCGTAGACGAACTTGAGTCTCAGCTTGCACAGAAAGGGTTCAAAGTTGCTTCTCTTCACGGTGATAAAGATCAGGCTTCTCGGATGGAGATACTGCAGAAGTTTAAATCTGGGACATACCATGTTCTAATTGCTACGGATGTCGCTGCTCGGGGTCTTGATATCAAGTCAATCAAGTCTGTCGTTAACTTTGACATTGCAAAAGATATGGATATGCATGTGCATCGTATTGGTAGAACTGGCCGTGCTGGTGATAAAGACGGAGTCGCATACACTCTTATCACACAAAAAGAGGCTAGGTTTGCTGGGGAAATGGTTAATAGTTTGATCGCTGCTGGTCAGAATGTGTCCGTGGAACTGATGGATCTTGCCATGAAG GTGGTGGAAAGAAGGGAAAAGGGAGAGGAGGCGGAGGAGGAGGTGCTGGTGGTCGAGGTGTCCGTGGTGTGGATTTTGGTTTGGGTATTGGGTATAATACAGAATCCAACGGTGCTCCCTCTCAAACACCCAGTCGGACTGCCGCTGTTAATTCACTTAGGACAGGTGTGA